One segment of Leptodactylus fuscus isolate aLepFus1 chromosome 7, aLepFus1.hap2, whole genome shotgun sequence DNA contains the following:
- the TIPRL gene encoding TIP41-like protein: MKHVIGWDVSGVGYLTGKEDSVADAMMIHGFRSSNQDFSFGPWKVTATKTHIMKSADVEKLAEEMHMPCLPEMMFGDNVLRIQHSSGFGIEFNAKDALKRVNKNQGAVKVACAEEWQESRSESEHSKEIVKPYDWTYTTDYKGTLLGNDLTFDVVPTTERINTEKLKTREEIKFFEEVLLFEDELHDHGVSSLSVKIRVMPSSFYLLLRFFLRVDGVLIRMNDTRLYHESDKTFMLREYTSRESKISNLSHVPPPLYTEPNEISQYLPISETIYEKLEFPALPQTDIVASPGPVSHTAP, from the exons ATGAAGCACGTGATTGGTTGGGATGTATCGGGGGTGGGCTATCTCACAGGAAAGGAGGACAGCGTTGCTGATG CTATGATGATTCACGGTTTCAGAAGTAGCAATCAAGACTTTAGTTTTGGACCATGGAAAGTCACGGCCACCAAAACGCATATCATGAAGTCAGCGGATGTGGAGAAACTGGCAGAAGAAATGCACATGCCTTGTCTTCCTGAGATGATGTTTGGGGACAATGTCTTAAGAATTCAACACTCCTCTGGTTTTGGTATTGAGTTCAATGCCAAGGATGCACTAAAAAGAGTGAATAAGAACCAGGGAGCTGTCAAAGTAGCTTGTGCAGAGGAATGGCAGGAAAGTAGGTCAGAAAGTGAACATAGCAAGGAAATTGTGAAGCCTTATGACTGGACATATACAACCGATTACAAGGGAACCTTGCTGGGTAATGACCTGACGTTTGATGTTGTTCCTACGACAGAGCGTATCAATACGGAAAAACTGAAGACGAGAGAAGAGATCAAGTTTTTTGAGGAAGTTTTACTGTTTGAAGATGAACTCCATGATCATGGAGTGTCTAGCTTGAGTGTGAAGATCCGAGTCATGCCTTCcagcttttatcttctcctcaggtTCTTCCTCAGGGTGGATGGCGTTCTTATCAGAATGAATGACACTCGTCTTTACCATGAGTCCGACAAGACATTCATGTTGAGAGAATACACATCCAGAGAGAGTAAAATCAGCAACCTAAGTCATGTGCCCCCTCCTCTATACACTGAGCCTAATGAAATCTCTCAGTACTTGCCCATTTCAGAAACCATTTATGAAAAGTTAGAATTTCCTGCATTACCACAGACAGACATCGTTGCCTCTCCTGGTCCAGTAAGCCACACCGCACCCTAA
- the CNEP1R1 gene encoding nuclear envelope phosphatase-regulatory subunit 1 isoform X1, which produces MNSLEQAEGNDVVPGLCLDLKAFERRLTEYVSCLQPATGRWRMILIVVSVCTATGAWNWLIDPETQKVSFFTSLWNHPFFTISCITLIGLFFAGIHKRVVAPSIIAARCRTVLAEYNMSCDDTGKLILKPRPHVQ; this is translated from the exons ATGAACTCTCTGGAACAGGCAGAAG GCAATGATGTTGTACCTGGTCTCTGTCTAGATCTAAAGGCTTTTGAGCGAAGGCTCACAGAATATGTTTCGTGTTTACAACCTGCAACTGGACGTTGGAGAA TGATTCTCATTGTAGTTTCTGTTTGTACGGCCACTGGTGCCTGGAACTGGCTAATAGATCCAGAGACCCAAAAG GTTTCATTCTTCACATCATTATGGAATCATCCCTTCTTTACAATAagctgtataacactaatagggctaTTCTTTGCTGGTATACACAAGAGGGTGGTGGCGCCGTCAAT AATAGCAGCGAGATGTCGAACCGTTCTAGCAGAATACAACATGTCATGTGATGAT